One window from the genome of Spirosoma rhododendri encodes:
- a CDS encoding MarC family protein, which produces MFNFREIISVTLILFSVIDIVGSLPVIIDLRKKVGKIESEQATFASGALMVSFLFVGERILKLFGVDVASFAVAGGLIIFLIGLEMILGRTIFKSEVEAGGATHIVPIAFPLIAGAGTLTTIISLRAEYQTLNIIVGIVINLMLIYIVLKSSEWLEARMGPGGLAVLRKIFGIILLAISIKLIKTNLIPGF; this is translated from the coding sequence ATGTTCAATTTCCGGGAAATCATTTCGGTAACGCTCATTCTCTTTTCCGTTATCGACATCGTTGGGTCGCTGCCGGTGATTATCGACCTGCGTAAAAAAGTTGGTAAGATCGAGTCGGAACAGGCCACGTTCGCATCGGGCGCGCTGATGGTGTCGTTTCTCTTTGTGGGCGAGCGCATCCTGAAACTGTTCGGCGTCGACGTTGCGTCGTTTGCCGTCGCCGGTGGCCTGATTATTTTCCTGATCGGACTAGAGATGATTCTGGGCCGCACCATTTTCAAATCAGAAGTGGAAGCGGGTGGAGCCACACACATCGTCCCGATCGCGTTCCCACTGATTGCCGGAGCCGGAACCCTCACGACAATCATCTCGCTACGGGCTGAATATCAGACGCTCAATATCATCGTCGGCATCGTTATTAATCTGATGCTGATCTACATCGTCCTGAAATCGTCGGAGTGGCTCGAAGCGCGTATGGGGCCGGGTGGTCTGGCGGTGCTCCGCAAAATATTCGGCATCATCCTGCTGGCTATCTCCATCAAACTCATCAAGACAAATCTGATTCCCGGTTTCTGA
- the aroQ gene encoding type II 3-dehydroquinate dehydratase, translating into MKQILIINGPNLNLLGKREPGIYGSQSFEAYFETLQASFPDVQLTYFQSNHEGALLDKIHDFGFDGDGIVINAGAYTHTSVAIGDALAAITAPTVEVHISNVHARESFRHHSYLSAKSKGVIVGLGLMGYELAIRYLIDL; encoded by the coding sequence ATGAAACAGATTTTGATTATCAACGGGCCGAATTTGAACCTGCTGGGTAAACGGGAGCCGGGCATCTACGGCAGTCAGTCGTTCGAGGCTTATTTCGAGACGTTGCAGGCCAGCTTCCCCGACGTGCAACTTACCTATTTCCAGTCGAACCACGAGGGCGCGCTGCTCGACAAAATTCACGACTTCGGCTTCGACGGCGACGGTATCGTTATCAATGCAGGAGCGTACACGCACACGTCCGTCGCGATTGGCGATGCACTCGCGGCCATCACCGCCCCGACCGTCGAGGTGCATATTTCCAATGTCCACGCCCGCGAATCGTTCCGCCATCACAGCTACCTCTCGGCCAAAAGCAAAGGCGTCATCGTTGGTCTGGGGCTGATGGGATATGAGCTGGCAATTCGGTATTTGATTGATTTATAA
- a CDS encoding O-methyltransferase: MDFLPADLTAYAETHTSPESTLLQQLNRNTRAQVMAPRMLSGHLQGRLLSMIAHMIRPRRILEIGTYTGYSALCLAEGLTDDGLLITLEQNEELEDFARSYWQQSPLGAKIDLRIGSAADIIPALDETFDLVFIDADKRNNQLYYELIFDKLRPGGFILADNVLWSGKVVAPVKTNDTDTKTVLAFNQLVQNDPRVENILLPIRDGIMLIRKR, from the coding sequence ATGGATTTTTTACCCGCTGATCTGACGGCCTACGCCGAAACGCATACCTCGCCTGAATCGACGTTGCTTCAGCAACTCAACCGCAACACGCGGGCGCAGGTCATGGCCCCCCGTATGCTGTCGGGGCATTTGCAGGGGCGGCTGCTGAGCATGATCGCCCACATGATCCGCCCACGGCGCATTCTCGAAATCGGCACCTACACCGGCTACTCGGCCCTTTGCCTGGCGGAAGGGCTGACCGACGATGGCCTGCTGATTACGCTCGAACAAAACGAAGAACTCGAAGACTTTGCCCGCTCCTACTGGCAACAGTCGCCCCTGGGGGCAAAAATTGATTTGCGCATCGGTTCGGCGGCCGACATTATTCCAGCACTCGATGAAACCTTTGATCTGGTGTTTATCGACGCCGACAAGCGGAATAATCAGCTGTACTACGAATTGATTTTCGACAAGCTACGGCCGGGCGGGTTCATCCTGGCGGATAATGTGCTGTGGAGCGGCAAAGTTGTTGCGCCAGTCAAAACCAACGATACAGACACGAAGACCGTATTGGCATTCAACCAGTTAGTGCAGAACGACCCGCGCGTTGAAAACATACTGCTCCCCATCCGCGACGGTATTATGCTCATCAGGAAACGGTGA
- the dtd gene encoding D-aminoacyl-tRNA deacylase, with translation MIAVIQRVSRASVTIDKQVKGQIGAGFLVLLGVTHADTPDDVEWLSRKIVGMRVFGDADDKMNLDLASIGGSILLISQFTLHASTKKGNRPSFVEAARPEVAIPLYEAMIRQLSADLGRPIQTGEFGADMKVELLNDGPVTIVIDTKNRI, from the coding sequence ATGATAGCCGTCATTCAGCGCGTCAGTCGGGCGTCCGTTACAATTGATAAGCAGGTGAAAGGGCAGATCGGCGCGGGGTTTCTGGTGCTACTGGGCGTTACCCATGCCGATACACCCGACGATGTGGAGTGGCTGAGCCGGAAGATCGTCGGGATGCGCGTGTTCGGCGACGCCGATGACAAGATGAACCTCGACCTGGCCAGTATCGGCGGCAGTATCCTGCTTATCAGCCAGTTTACCCTACACGCCAGCACGAAAAAGGGCAACCGACCCAGTTTTGTCGAAGCCGCCCGCCCGGAAGTCGCCATTCCGCTGTACGAAGCCATGATCCGGCAGTTGTCGGCGGATCTGGGGCGCCCAATTCAGACGGGCGAGTTCGGCGCGGACATGAAAGTCGAGCTGCTCAACGACGGCCCGGTTACGATTGTAATCGACACAAAAAATCGGATTTGA
- the mgtE gene encoding magnesium transporter, with protein sequence MTFELTQDYLDQLHAYIEAGDDERLRAEMEELYPADISEILNELDAEQAHYLLSLLDESVGAEILANLDTADRTDFLKTFTSEQLAPLVNEMDSDDAVDMLNEQPIQVREEVIGLLEDREQARFIIDLLHYDDGVAGSLMQKELIKINVNLTVNACIEEIRQQAEDVENVYAIYVVDDQGKLLGLVSLKKIVLSQKYVKIADIYDDDIVFVETYRPVDEVAELMQKYDLDAIPVVNVQQRLLGRITIDDVVDVITEQAEEDRQVISGLAGEVEEDDSVWLRSKVQLPWLVAGAVGSLMAATVINGFQSELGKIAALAAFIPIIGSTGGNVGIQTSSLILQSLADTSGLTTTLGRRLLRTLAVALINGLVVGLIAGTYTFLIGEPRLFFVVATSLLSVVLLASFMGTVTPLLLSKTGINPAVASGPFITTANDLIGIGVYFLIAQWLLSEL encoded by the coding sequence ATGACCTTTGAACTGACGCAGGACTACCTCGACCAGCTACATGCGTACATCGAAGCGGGCGACGATGAACGGCTTCGGGCCGAGATGGAGGAACTGTACCCCGCCGACATTTCGGAGATTCTCAACGAACTCGACGCCGAGCAGGCTCATTACCTGCTGAGCCTGCTCGACGAAAGCGTCGGTGCCGAAATTCTGGCCAATCTCGACACCGCCGACCGCACCGATTTTCTCAAAACGTTTACCTCGGAGCAGCTGGCCCCGCTGGTCAACGAAATGGACTCCGACGACGCGGTCGACATGCTGAACGAGCAGCCGATTCAGGTGCGGGAGGAAGTCATCGGTCTGCTCGAAGACCGCGAACAGGCCCGCTTCATCATCGATCTCCTCCACTACGACGATGGGGTGGCGGGTAGTCTGATGCAGAAGGAGTTGATCAAGATCAACGTCAACCTGACGGTTAATGCCTGTATCGAAGAAATCCGGCAGCAGGCCGAAGACGTCGAGAACGTGTACGCCATCTACGTCGTCGACGATCAGGGAAAGCTGCTCGGACTGGTATCCCTGAAGAAGATCGTGCTCTCGCAGAAGTATGTCAAGATCGCCGACATCTACGACGACGATATTGTGTTTGTGGAAACCTACCGCCCCGTCGATGAAGTGGCGGAACTGATGCAGAAATACGACCTCGATGCTATTCCGGTTGTGAACGTGCAGCAGCGACTGCTGGGCCGAATCACCATCGACGACGTGGTCGACGTAATTACCGAACAGGCCGAGGAAGACCGGCAGGTAATTTCGGGTCTGGCGGGCGAAGTCGAAGAAGACGACAGCGTGTGGCTCCGCTCAAAAGTACAGCTCCCCTGGCTGGTAGCCGGGGCCGTAGGCAGTCTGATGGCCGCGACGGTCATCAACGGGTTTCAGTCGGAATTGGGCAAGATCGCGGCTTTGGCAGCATTCATCCCGATCATCGGCTCGACGGGCGGCAACGTGGGCATTCAAACGTCGTCGCTCATCCTGCAAAGCCTGGCCGATACGTCGGGGTTGACAACCACACTTGGCAGACGTCTGCTGCGCACGCTGGCCGTGGCACTCATCAACGGGCTGGTCGTCGGGCTAATCGCGGGAACGTACACGTTTCTCATCGGTGAGCCCCGGCTGTTCTTCGTCGTCGCAACGTCGCTGCTATCGGTAGTGTTACTGGCCTCGTTCATGGGTACAGTAACGCCCCTGCTGCTCAGCAAGACCGGCATCAACCCCGCCGTAGCGTCCGGCCCGTTCATCACCACCGCCAACGACCTGATCGGCATCGGCGTCTATTTCCTAATCGCGCAATGGTTACTGTCTGAACTGTGA
- the rsmA gene encoding 16S rRNA (adenine(1518)-N(6)/adenine(1519)-N(6))-dimethyltransferase RsmA: protein MSVKPKKELGQHFLIDLSIAQDIASLLTGHAGPGQAPYREILEIGPGMGVLTQFLLQDNRFDTYVIEIDRESVEYLNQHFPALSGRILPSDFLNIRPDLLPTKQPDSTTPFAVIGNFPYNISTQILFKVLDMRDRVPELVGMFQREVAQRVASGPGNKDYGILSVLLQAWYDIKYEFTVPPDVFNPPPNVFSGVISLKRNDKTELGCNERKFTQVVKHGFSQRRKTLRNALKPLNPTEAALASPFMNKRAEQLSVADFVQLTNLMQQADQ, encoded by the coding sequence ATGTCTGTTAAACCTAAAAAAGAACTCGGTCAGCACTTCCTGATCGACCTCAGCATTGCTCAGGATATTGCCTCGTTACTAACCGGCCATGCCGGGCCGGGGCAGGCACCCTATCGGGAGATTCTGGAGATTGGGCCGGGCATGGGTGTACTGACTCAGTTTTTGCTACAGGATAATCGCTTTGATACGTATGTGATCGAAATCGACCGCGAATCAGTCGAATATCTGAATCAGCATTTCCCGGCCCTTAGCGGCCGGATTTTACCTTCCGACTTTCTCAATATCCGTCCCGACCTGCTGCCCACCAAGCAGCCCGATTCGACTACGCCCTTTGCCGTGATCGGCAATTTTCCATACAATATTTCGACGCAGATTCTTTTCAAAGTCCTCGACATGCGCGACCGGGTACCCGAGTTGGTGGGCATGTTTCAGCGCGAAGTGGCGCAGCGCGTGGCGTCGGGACCGGGCAACAAAGACTACGGCATTTTAAGCGTACTGCTACAAGCCTGGTACGATATAAAGTACGAATTCACGGTACCACCTGACGTATTCAACCCACCCCCGAACGTATTTTCAGGGGTCATTTCGCTCAAGCGAAACGACAAAACCGAGCTGGGTTGTAACGAGCGGAAGTTTACGCAGGTGGTTAAGCACGGTTTTAGCCAACGCCGAAAAACGCTGCGCAACGCGCTCAAACCACTTAATCCGACAGAAGCTGCTTTGGCGAGCCCGTTTATGAACAAGCGGGCTGAGCAGCTGAGCGTCGCCGATTTTGTTCAACTGACTAACCTGATGCAGCAGGCCGACCAATGA
- the xerD gene encoding site-specific tyrosine recombinase XerD, with product MWQSYINAFKNYLRLERSLAGNSVEAYLHDAEKLYQYILLTDPARTPMDVSERELMGFLVYLGELGLTAHSQARILSGLKSFFKYLLLEGLIQHDPTQLLEAPKLGRKLPDTLSFPEIEAILDTIDLSTPGGTRDRAMLEVLYSSGLRVSELLGLRLTNCYFDEGFVRVLGKGDKVRLVPIGQDAMHYTRIYVNHVRSQLDVQKGDEDTIFLNLRGKHLSRISVFTTIKKLADLVGIQKNISPHTFRHSFATHLIEGGADLRAVQQMLGHESITTTEIYTHLDRDYLRQTLREFHPRAQKK from the coding sequence GTGTGGCAAAGTTATATAAACGCCTTTAAGAACTACCTCCGGCTGGAACGGTCGCTGGCCGGTAACTCGGTTGAGGCTTACCTGCACGACGCCGAAAAGCTGTATCAGTACATTCTCCTGACCGACCCGGCCCGCACGCCCATGGATGTTTCGGAACGGGAGCTGATGGGGTTTCTGGTGTACCTGGGCGAACTGGGTCTGACGGCCCACAGTCAGGCACGGATACTGTCGGGGCTGAAATCGTTCTTCAAGTACCTGCTGCTCGAAGGCCTGATCCAGCATGACCCTACGCAGTTGCTGGAAGCTCCCAAACTCGGACGGAAGCTACCCGACACGCTCAGTTTTCCCGAAATCGAAGCCATCCTCGACACGATCGACCTGTCGACGCCCGGCGGTACCCGCGACCGCGCCATGCTCGAAGTGCTATACAGCTCAGGATTGCGCGTATCCGAATTGCTCGGCCTGCGCCTGACCAACTGCTACTTCGACGAAGGCTTCGTTCGGGTGCTGGGCAAGGGCGACAAGGTCAGACTGGTTCCGATCGGGCAGGACGCCATGCATTACACGCGCATCTACGTCAACCATGTCAGGAGCCAGCTTGACGTGCAGAAGGGCGACGAAGACACTATTTTTTTGAATCTGCGGGGCAAGCATCTCTCCCGCATTTCGGTTTTTACCACGATCAAAAAACTGGCGGATCTGGTTGGGATTCAGAAAAATATCAGTCCCCACACGTTTCGGCATTCCTTCGCAACACATCTGATCGAAGGCGGGGCCGATTTGCGGGCGGTGCAGCAAATGCTGGGGCACGAATCAATCACGACGACTGAAATTTATACGCACCTCGACCGCGATTATTTACGGCAGACTTTGCGCGAGTTTCACCCACGGGCGCAGAAAAAATAG
- a CDS encoding aminotransferase class V-fold PLP-dependent enzyme → MITFYPGPSKVYPQVADYAAQAVRDGIVSMNHRSPGFMAIVERAFALLREKLALPADYHIALVSSATECWEIVAQSLTASTSLHPSGGAFGDKWREYAHKIKPMIAPNLADTLCVVQNETSNGTQVSMDTLAGFRRDFSALIAVDAVSSMAGIAFDWILADVWFASVQKCFGLPAGLAVLIYSPAALKRAQAIGENDHYNSLLFLHENFSKFQTPYTPNGLGIYCLMRVLEQVPPIAEVDALTRQHAAEWYTFFERDMADSRFRLLIPPTTPERPATRSDTVIAVSGSEADISAVKKAAQQAGIMLGNGYGNWKNTTFRIANFPAITQAERDQLRDFLRSYRP, encoded by the coding sequence ATGATAACCTTCTACCCCGGTCCGTCGAAAGTATACCCGCAGGTGGCTGATTATGCTGCGCAGGCGGTTCGCGACGGAATTGTCAGCATGAACCACCGCAGTCCGGGGTTTATGGCTATTGTTGAGCGGGCGTTTGCCCTGTTGCGCGAGAAACTGGCCCTACCTGCCGACTATCATATTGCGCTGGTATCGTCGGCGACGGAGTGCTGGGAAATCGTGGCCCAGTCGCTGACCGCGTCGACTAGTCTGCACCCGTCCGGTGGCGCGTTTGGCGACAAGTGGCGCGAATACGCCCACAAGATCAAGCCGATGATTGCGCCCAACCTGGCCGACACACTGTGCGTAGTGCAGAACGAAACGTCCAACGGTACGCAGGTCAGCATGGATACGCTGGCTGGGTTCCGGCGCGATTTTTCGGCCCTGATTGCGGTCGATGCGGTATCGTCGATGGCCGGTATCGCCTTCGACTGGATCCTGGCTGATGTCTGGTTTGCGTCCGTGCAGAAGTGTTTTGGCCTGCCTGCGGGGCTGGCTGTACTGATTTATTCGCCCGCTGCGCTGAAACGGGCGCAGGCTATCGGCGAAAACGATCATTACAACAGCCTGCTGTTTCTCCACGAAAATTTCAGCAAGTTCCAAACGCCCTACACGCCCAACGGACTGGGTATTTACTGCCTGATGCGGGTGCTGGAGCAGGTGCCGCCCATCGCCGAAGTCGACGCCCTGACGCGGCAGCACGCGGCTGAATGGTACACCTTCTTCGAGCGCGACATGGCCGATTCGCGGTTTCGCCTGCTCATCCCGCCCACGACGCCCGAACGCCCGGCCACCCGTTCCGACACGGTCATCGCCGTCAGCGGGAGCGAAGCCGATATTTCGGCGGTGAAGAAAGCGGCTCAGCAGGCTGGTATCATGCTCGGTAACGGATACGGCAACTGGAAAAACACGACCTTCCGTATCGCCAACTTCCCCGCCATCACGCAGGCTGAGCGCGATCAGCTCCGCGATTTTCTACGCAGCTACCGCCCGTAA
- a CDS encoding glycoside hydrolase family 95-like protein, translating to MLCAHPPFQIDGNFGGLSGMSEMLLQSQDGLLNLLPARPDAWASGQVRGLKARGGYTLDMDWQAGKLTRLVVQSAQGGVCRLRLPGQLRLAGKNPLVPAKGTNPNPFYQLPDNAYRTRQPNEQTAGFSVYDLPTEPGKTYVLLGQSE from the coding sequence CTGCTGTGCGCGCACCCGCCGTTTCAGATCGATGGTAATTTTGGAGGACTGTCCGGGATGAGCGAGATGCTGCTGCAAAGTCAGGACGGGTTGTTGAACCTGCTACCGGCTCGCCCTGATGCGTGGGCGTCGGGGCAGGTACGCGGGCTGAAAGCGCGGGGCGGCTACACTCTCGATATGGACTGGCAAGCCGGTAAGCTGACGCGGTTGGTCGTGCAATCGGCGCAGGGGGGCGTTTGTCGGCTGCGGCTACCGGGGCAATTGCGTTTAGCCGGTAAAAATCCGTTGGTCCCGGCGAAGGGTACGAATCCGAACCCGTTCTATCAGCTGCCGGACAACGCCTACCGTACCCGCCAGCCCAATGAGCAGACGGCAGGTTTCTCGGTCTACGACCTGCCGACAGAACCGGGAAAAACCTACGTATTGCTGGGGCAGTCGGAGTAG
- a CDS encoding LysM peptidoglycan-binding domain-containing protein, which translates to MLKRTPFLFFILWLTAAFTMAQTPAPNVPDRLTFADISVRLDDNARRIVQQDVNSLLANRQYWTAKLDRVALYFPIIEAILIQEDVPTDFKYLAVQESSLTPDAVSSSAAVGYWQFKRETATGLGMRVDEGVDERKSITASTHGAAQYMKRSNAQFNNWIASLYSYYLGAGGIAKLIPPDWAYAREIALDGRTDRYILRFFAHKLAIENALKSHQTSNRIALLEYPGSANKTFKEVADELSVDEFELRKYNRWLTDEAVPADKDYVMVVPVPTDQINDVRQKIVSVTPRKAADAGQIDVGFPVLRRVTTGLKDDPFLYEINGLPGIQAQAGDNAATLARKSKISMSSFLRYNDLDESDPIIVGDVYYLAKKRKKALVPFHTVRAGETARSISQRYGLRLKRLLRYNRVDRTLKLATGRVMWLRERRPASKPVEIINAPTPAVYDQTPTPPARTDIADGSLQPTRTVAGGNSVPRTMAERKKYQPKLVGGGVTPNDGTSQPAAPQPAIEVQSLGGDGWSTGSTGSGMSKKKTPRTTPAGTTVSQPAGADGSQRLVIVRTPTGDAGQPETRAVPVATTPERTQPVSAAPAAVEKPASKPTASVEMSAPVRATKPKSVSDDDLQPAEPRTVSRPATPKPESRPAEPVVVKSTPEPKPAPAEPAPISRPATPVDRSATTHIVEPKETYYSIARMHGLTVDELLTINGLTANDPLPAGKKLSLKATGAGTTTPKAQTPKPTVGSAAPASGAAASSAKTVYHTVGKGETMYRISRDYGVTVQQIQEWNSLTDTNVKEGQKLKIEKSE; encoded by the coding sequence ATGCTTAAACGGACTCCCTTTCTGTTTTTTATACTCTGGCTGACGGCCGCATTTACGATGGCGCAAACCCCGGCGCCAAATGTACCCGACCGGTTGACGTTTGCCGACATTTCTGTTCGGCTCGACGATAATGCCCGGCGCATTGTGCAGCAGGACGTCAACTCACTATTGGCTAACCGGCAGTACTGGACCGCCAAACTCGACCGAGTCGCTCTGTATTTTCCCATCATCGAAGCCATTCTGATTCAGGAAGACGTACCGACCGATTTTAAGTACCTCGCCGTGCAGGAAAGTTCGCTGACGCCCGATGCTGTTTCGTCGTCGGCGGCTGTCGGATACTGGCAGTTCAAACGGGAAACCGCTACCGGCCTCGGCATGCGCGTCGACGAAGGGGTCGATGAGCGGAAGAGTATCACGGCGTCGACGCACGGGGCTGCGCAGTACATGAAGCGGAGCAACGCCCAGTTCAACAACTGGATTGCGTCGCTTTATTCGTATTATCTGGGGGCGGGCGGCATTGCCAAGCTTATCCCCCCCGACTGGGCCTACGCCCGCGAAATTGCCCTCGACGGCCGGACAGACCGTTATATTCTGCGCTTTTTCGCCCACAAGCTGGCGATCGAAAACGCGCTCAAATCGCACCAGACCAGCAACCGGATCGCCCTGCTCGAATACCCCGGCAGTGCGAACAAGACGTTCAAAGAAGTTGCCGACGAACTGAGCGTCGACGAGTTTGAACTGCGTAAGTACAACCGCTGGCTGACCGATGAAGCGGTTCCGGCGGATAAGGACTACGTAATGGTTGTGCCGGTCCCGACTGATCAGATCAACGATGTACGGCAGAAAATTGTCAGCGTAACGCCCCGCAAAGCCGCCGACGCCGGGCAGATCGACGTCGGTTTTCCGGTACTGCGCCGGGTAACGACGGGTTTGAAAGACGACCCGTTTCTGTACGAGATCAACGGCTTGCCCGGTATTCAGGCGCAGGCAGGCGACAATGCGGCTACGCTGGCCCGGAAATCGAAAATCAGTATGTCGAGTTTTTTGCGCTACAACGACCTGGATGAGTCAGACCCGATTATCGTGGGCGACGTGTACTATCTGGCCAAAAAACGCAAAAAAGCACTGGTCCCCTTCCACACGGTACGGGCTGGCGAAACGGCCCGCAGCATCTCGCAGCGGTACGGCCTGCGCCTGAAACGGCTGTTGCGCTACAACCGCGTTGACCGGACGCTGAAACTGGCAACGGGCCGGGTGATGTGGCTGCGTGAGCGTCGGCCGGCCAGCAAACCCGTTGAAATTATCAACGCGCCAACGCCCGCCGTCTACGACCAGACCCCGACGCCACCAGCCCGCACCGACATTGCCGATGGCAGTTTGCAACCGACCCGTACGGTAGCCGGGGGCAACAGTGTGCCGCGCACGATGGCGGAACGCAAAAAGTACCAGCCCAAGCTGGTCGGTGGGGGTGTAACACCGAACGACGGCACCTCGCAACCGGCGGCTCCCCAACCGGCAATCGAAGTGCAATCGCTGGGTGGCGACGGCTGGTCGACGGGCAGTACCGGCAGCGGGATGAGCAAAAAGAAGACACCCCGGACTACCCCCGCAGGCACAACGGTCAGTCAGCCAGCCGGTGCCGATGGCAGTCAGCGGCTCGTGATTGTTCGCACCCCAACCGGCGACGCGGGCCAGCCGGAAACCCGCGCCGTTCCGGTGGCCACTACGCCGGAGCGGACACAACCCGTCAGTGCCGCACCGGCTGCGGTTGAGAAACCGGCCAGCAAACCCACTGCCTCGGTGGAGATGAGCGCACCCGTCCGGGCAACCAAGCCCAAATCGGTCAGTGACGATGATCTGCAACCCGCCGAGCCGCGCACGGTTTCCCGGCCAGCGACGCCCAAGCCAGAGTCCCGTCCCGCGGAACCGGTCGTTGTGAAATCGACGCCGGAACCGAAGCCAGCTCCAGCCGAACCAGCCCCTATCAGCCGCCCGGCAACCCCGGTCGACCGCTCAGCAACGACGCATATCGTTGAACCAAAGGAAACGTACTACAGCATTGCCCGAATGCACGGCCTGACGGTCGATGAACTGTTGACGATCAACGGGCTGACGGCTAATGATCCGCTTCCGGCGGGGAAAAAACTTTCGCTGAAAGCTACGGGTGCAGGTACAACGACGCCGAAAGCTCAGACACCAAAACCGACAGTTGGTAGTGCTGCTCCTGCCAGTGGGGCGGCTGCCAGTTCGGCTAAAACGGTGTACCATACGGTTGGCAAAGGCGAGACGATGTACCGGATTTCGCGGGATTACGGCGTAACGGTTCAGCAGATTCAGGAGTGGAACAGCCTGACCGATACCAACGTAAAAGAGGGTCAGAAGCTGAAAATCGAGAAGTCGGAATAG